A stretch of Trichocoleus sp. DNA encodes these proteins:
- a CDS encoding R3H domain-containing nucleic acid-binding protein, translating to MVSAAFFMPFHMMHNHDDLQKLLDILPQEIQQPLKHHLQRDVLVEVVLDLGRRPEARFPGQAQYLSDQLVTRQQLQDCVDRLGQFGGDNRAGIEQTLHRISAIRNRQGEIIGLTCRVGRAIHGTINMIRDLVETGQSILMLGRPGVGKTTALREIARVLADDLNKRVVIIDSSNEIAGDGDIPHPAIGKARRMQVARPELQHQVMIEAVENHMPEVIVIDEIGTELEALAARTIAERGVQLVGTAHGNEIENLIKNPTLSDLVGGIESVTLGDEEARRRGSQKSVLERKAPPTFEIAVEMLERQRWVVHENVAETVDMLLRGRQPQPQQRTLNEQGQVMITKETAATGTLTKPNRPAQVLPFPKAQPLKRQWNDRSERATMGAAWSAFDPIETGEAGLAQEQDDPQMRVYPYAISSYQLEQVIDALHLPIVLTKHVSDADAIVALRSHARKHDNLQRLAKTNRIPLYVIKANTIPHMSRTLRQMLGIDQRDGMGDWEMSLDEADGNDEESAALEEARLAVERVVIPKQQPVELLPRSSWLRKLQHELVERYRLNSHSVGEEPDRRLRIYPA from the coding sequence ATGGTTTCAGCAGCATTTTTCATGCCATTCCACATGATGCATAACCACGACGATCTCCAAAAGTTGCTCGATATCTTACCCCAGGAGATTCAGCAACCCTTAAAACATCATCTCCAACGCGATGTCTTAGTGGAAGTTGTGTTGGACTTAGGACGACGTCCTGAAGCTCGCTTTCCTGGGCAAGCTCAGTATCTCTCTGATCAGCTTGTCACTCGCCAGCAGTTACAAGACTGTGTGGATCGCCTGGGTCAGTTTGGGGGCGATAATCGGGCGGGCATTGAGCAAACACTGCACCGCATTAGTGCCATTCGCAATCGCCAAGGGGAAATCATTGGGTTAACCTGTCGGGTCGGTCGCGCCATTCACGGAACGATCAACATGATTCGTGATCTGGTGGAAACGGGACAGTCAATCTTGATGTTGGGGCGTCCAGGTGTGGGAAAGACAACGGCGTTACGGGAAATTGCGCGTGTCCTGGCAGATGATCTGAATAAGCGAGTCGTGATTATTGACTCCTCAAATGAGATTGCGGGCGATGGAGATATCCCTCATCCAGCGATCGGCAAAGCCAGAAGAATGCAGGTGGCACGTCCTGAGCTGCAGCATCAGGTGATGATTGAGGCGGTGGAAAACCACATGCCGGAAGTGATTGTGATTGATGAAATTGGCACAGAACTGGAAGCTCTAGCCGCAAGGACGATCGCGGAACGCGGGGTGCAGTTAGTGGGAACGGCTCACGGCAATGAGATCGAAAATCTGATCAAGAACCCAACCCTCTCTGACTTGGTTGGGGGGATTGAATCGGTTACTTTAGGGGATGAAGAAGCGCGACGACGGGGTTCTCAAAAGAGTGTGCTGGAACGCAAAGCTCCTCCTACGTTTGAGATTGCCGTCGAGATGCTGGAGCGGCAACGCTGGGTTGTGCATGAGAACGTGGCGGAGACCGTGGATATGTTGCTGCGGGGACGGCAACCCCAGCCTCAGCAGCGCACCCTGAATGAGCAGGGACAAGTCATGATTACTAAAGAGACTGCGGCCACGGGGACGCTGACAAAACCTAATAGGCCAGCACAAGTGCTTCCCTTTCCCAAAGCGCAGCCTCTGAAACGGCAGTGGAACGATCGATCAGAGCGAGCAACGATGGGTGCAGCTTGGAGTGCATTCGACCCCATTGAGACGGGAGAGGCAGGGTTGGCACAGGAGCAAGATGATCCGCAGATGCGGGTTTATCCTTATGCCATCAGTTCATATCAGTTGGAGCAGGTGATTGATGCTTTGCATCTCCCGATCGTTTTGACTAAGCATGTGAGTGATGCGGATGCGATCGTGGCTTTGCGCTCTCATGCTCGCAAGCATGACAACTTGCAGCGGTTGGCAAAGACCAATCGAATTCCGCTTTATGTAATCAAAGCTAATACAATTCCGCACATGAGCCGCACTTTGCGGCAGATGTTAGGGATAGACCAGCGTGACGGCATGGGCGACTGGGAGATGAGCCTGGATGAAGCCGATGGCAATGATGAGGAATCAGCGGCGCTGGAGGAAGCACGTTTAGCGGTGGAGCGGGTGGTCATTCCGAAACAGCAGCCTGTGGAATTATTGCCGCGATCCAGTTGGCTACGAAAATTGCAGCACGAGCTAGTGGAACGCTA